A DNA window from Streptomyces sp. B21-083 contains the following coding sequences:
- the tmk gene encoding dTMP kinase yields MTPAEQPTAIPQAPDDALVADSRERAVRALLRRPQLKRLWSAQLVGGVGDALALLVLVVLVLQSAIAEGSFGGGYRGVALAVTAVFGARVLATLLFGAVLLGPLTSLTSQEGPLDRRWTMVGADGLRTILMIIAPLWIDWTPENSLAVLLVTTFVIGVAERFWTVCREGAAPALLPAPPPEGATVRPLPDHMDALRRLSLRTTFVALPLAGAALLVAGLVNNLLGTGIEWFGRHQAAFGSYVAAGLFAASLSVLTYLELPDVRTPRARSPLEGLRRPKSGTATETGRTGAIPLLVLACAAVSGAVAAAVSVAVLHAKDLGGGPVMYGLLVLVLTGGTVIGIRTAPKVLVALSRRRLLALAIAFTGVALLAAGLVADVTSVLLIVGLAGIGAGVAANTGHTLLDQETEDQRRTRLTEHLHAVVRVCVALAALIAPLVAALVGPHRLESGKFVFAHGGAAFTLMLVGALLLPVAALVLAKVDDRSGVPLRHDLRDAMRGGDDPAQAPAATGFFIALEGGDGAGKSTQATALAEWIRAKGHEVVVTREPGATPVGKRLRSILLDVSSAGLSHRAEALLYAADRAEHVDTVVRPALERGAVVVSDRYIDSSVAYQGAGRDLSPTEIARISRWATDGLVPHLTVLLDVSPEAARERFTEAPDRLESEPAEFHERVRSGFLTLAAADPGRYLVVDAGQEPEAVTAVVRHRLDLLLPLSEAEVKAQEEARRAAEEEARRRAEEEAARKAEEERVERERQEMLARLRAEEEERKRRELEEAQRREAERQAEEARQRAEDARRRAEEERVRLLAEEKARAEAEARRKADEDRRRKQVEEEARIHAEAEERRLEKQRKAEEALVRAEAERRRVAEATAAASAAAAAAASAAAVASAGAGSGSGADEGSRAAGVGGGGRYGGSDSDSELTAKLQKPTVPPGAADETAVLPPVPSAPPGAADETAVLPPVVPGAADETAVLPPVVPGAADETAVLPAVRDDGAGRRDGAPADRVPPGFFRDERADGQSGAGEDRTRELPQVDSDGTPRRRPRSDWAEETPLDDLPTLADELLGPHADDDRDEGRGRGGRRR; encoded by the coding sequence ATGACGCCAGCAGAGCAGCCAACGGCCATCCCCCAGGCCCCCGACGACGCGTTGGTCGCGGACTCCCGCGAACGCGCCGTCCGCGCCCTGCTGCGCCGGCCCCAGCTGAAGAGGCTGTGGAGCGCGCAGTTGGTGGGCGGTGTCGGTGACGCCCTCGCGCTGCTGGTCCTGGTGGTGCTCGTCCTCCAGTCGGCCATCGCCGAGGGCTCGTTCGGCGGCGGCTACCGGGGCGTGGCGCTCGCCGTGACGGCTGTCTTCGGGGCACGTGTTCTGGCCACTCTGCTCTTCGGTGCCGTCCTGCTCGGCCCGCTCACCTCGCTCACCTCGCAGGAGGGCCCGCTCGACCGCCGCTGGACCATGGTCGGCGCCGACGGCCTGCGCACCATACTCATGATCATCGCGCCCCTGTGGATCGACTGGACGCCGGAGAACTCCCTCGCCGTCCTCCTGGTCACCACCTTCGTGATCGGAGTCGCCGAGCGTTTCTGGACGGTGTGCCGGGAAGGCGCGGCGCCCGCCCTGCTGCCGGCGCCTCCCCCGGAGGGGGCGACGGTCCGCCCGCTGCCGGACCACATGGACGCGCTGCGGCGCCTGTCCCTGCGTACGACCTTCGTCGCGCTGCCGCTCGCGGGCGCCGCGCTTCTCGTCGCCGGGCTCGTCAACAACCTGCTGGGCACCGGCATCGAGTGGTTCGGCCGGCACCAGGCGGCCTTCGGGTCGTACGTCGCGGCCGGGCTGTTCGCCGCCTCGCTGTCCGTGCTGACCTACCTCGAACTGCCCGACGTACGCACCCCGCGCGCGCGGTCACCGCTCGAAGGCCTGCGCCGCCCCAAGTCCGGCACGGCCACCGAGACGGGCCGTACGGGCGCGATCCCGCTGCTCGTCCTGGCCTGCGCGGCCGTCTCCGGCGCGGTCGCGGCGGCCGTCTCCGTGGCCGTCCTGCACGCGAAGGACCTGGGCGGCGGCCCGGTGATGTACGGGCTGCTGGTCCTCGTTCTCACCGGCGGCACCGTCATCGGTATCCGTACGGCACCGAAGGTGCTGGTGGCGCTGTCGCGGCGTCGGCTGCTCGCGCTGGCCATCGCCTTCACCGGGGTCGCGCTGCTCGCCGCCGGGCTGGTCGCGGACGTGACGTCGGTGCTGCTGATCGTCGGGCTCGCGGGCATCGGTGCGGGCGTCGCCGCCAACACCGGGCACACGCTGCTCGACCAGGAGACCGAGGACCAGCGCCGGACACGGCTGACCGAGCATCTGCACGCGGTCGTACGGGTGTGCGTGGCGCTGGCCGCGCTGATCGCCCCCCTGGTGGCGGCCCTCGTCGGCCCGCACCGCTTGGAGAGCGGCAAGTTCGTCTTCGCGCACGGTGGCGCGGCGTTCACGCTGATGCTGGTGGGAGCACTGCTGCTGCCGGTGGCCGCGCTGGTCCTCGCCAAGGTCGACGACCGGTCCGGCGTACCGCTGCGGCACGACCTGCGGGACGCGATGCGCGGCGGCGACGACCCCGCGCAGGCGCCGGCGGCGACCGGCTTCTTCATCGCCCTGGAAGGCGGCGACGGGGCCGGCAAGTCCACGCAGGCGACAGCGCTCGCCGAGTGGATAAGGGCCAAGGGCCACGAGGTCGTGGTCACGCGCGAGCCGGGTGCGACCCCGGTGGGCAAGCGGCTGCGGTCGATCCTCCTGGATGTGTCGAGCGCCGGTCTGTCGCACCGCGCGGAGGCGCTGCTGTACGCGGCGGACCGCGCGGAGCACGTCGACACGGTCGTACGGCCTGCCCTGGAGCGGGGCGCGGTGGTCGTCTCCGACCGGTACATCGACTCGTCGGTGGCCTATCAGGGGGCCGGCCGGGACCTTTCCCCGACCGAGATCGCGCGTATCTCGCGCTGGGCGACCGACGGCCTGGTACCACATCTGACCGTCCTGCTGGATGTCTCCCCGGAGGCCGCCCGCGAGCGGTTCACGGAGGCGCCGGACCGGCTGGAGTCGGAGCCGGCCGAGTTCCACGAGCGCGTGCGGTCCGGTTTTCTCACGCTGGCCGCCGCTGACCCGGGCCGCTATCTGGTCGTGGACGCGGGCCAGGAACCCGAGGCCGTCACCGCGGTCGTCCGCCACCGGCTCGACCTGCTGCTGCCGCTCTCCGAGGCCGAGGTGAAGGCCCAGGAGGAGGCCCGCAGGGCGGCCGAGGAGGAGGCCAGGCGCAGGGCGGAGGAAGAGGCCGCGCGCAAGGCCGAGGAGGAGCGCGTCGAGCGCGAGCGTCAGGAGATGCTGGCCCGGCTGCGCGCCGAGGAGGAGGAGCGCAAGCGCCGCGAGCTTGAGGAGGCGCAGCGCCGCGAGGCCGAACGCCAGGCGGAGGAGGCCCGGCAGCGGGCCGAGGACGCCCGCCGCCGCGCCGAGGAGGAGCGGGTACGGCTGCTCGCCGAGGAGAAAGCCCGCGCCGAGGCCGAGGCCCGCCGCAAGGCCGATGAGGACCGTCGGCGCAAGCAGGTCGAGGAGGAGGCGCGGATCCACGCGGAGGCGGAGGAACGCCGGCTGGAGAAGCAGCGGAAGGCCGAGGAAGCGCTCGTACGGGCTGAGGCGGAGCGGCGGCGGGTCGCGGAGGCGACTGCTGCGGCTTCGGCGGCGGCTGCTGCCGCGGCCTCGGCGGCGGCGGTGGCTTCTGCGGGTGCCGGTTCCGGTTCCGGTGCGGATGAGGGTTCACGTGCGGCTGGGGTTGGGGGTGGCGGTCGGTACGGTGGATCCGATTCCGATTCCGAGTTGACGGCCAAGCTGCAGAAGCCGACGGTGCCTCCGGGGGCGGCCGACGAGACCGCGGTGCTGCCGCCGGTTCCGTCCGCTCCACCGGGTGCGGCGGATGAGACGGCTGTGCTGCCGCCTGTGGTGCCGGGTGCGGCCGATGAGACCGCTGTGCTGCCGCCTGTGGTGCCGGGTGCGGCCGATGAGACCGCTGTGCTGCCTGCCGTACGGGACGACGGTGCGGGTCGGCGGGACGGTGCGCCCGCGGATCGCGTGCCCCCGGGGTTCTTCCGGGACGAGCGTGCGGACGGGCAGTCCGGGGCCGGTGAGGACCGGACGCGGGAGCTGCCCCAGGTCGACTCCGATGGCACCCCGCGTCGGCGTCCGCGTTCCGACTGGGCGGAGGAGACCCCGCTGGACGACCTGCCGACGCTGGCCGACGAACTGCTCGGGCCGCACGCGGACGACGACCGGGACGAGGGGCGGGGTCGGGGCGGGCGGCGCCGCTGA
- a CDS encoding DNA polymerase III subunit delta' encodes MPVWDDVVGQEKVSAQLEAAARDADALVTAVATGEPLPEASKMTHAWLFTGPPGSGRSTAARAFAAALQCVSPDRALGGVPGCGFCDGCHTSLTGTHADVDIVRTDLLSIGVKETRALVRRAQLSPAVGRWQVIVLEDADRLTEGAGNVLLKAIEEPAPRTVWLLCAPSIEDVLPTIRSRCRLLTLRTPPVEAVADILIRRDGIEPHVAHTAARATQGHIGRARRLATDARARERRAAVLKLPLRVEDVGGCLKAAQELIDAASEDAKQLAEEVDVKETEELKAALGAAQGGRMPRGTAGVMKELEDRQKRRRTRTQRDTLDLALIDLTGFYRDVLALQLGSRLAIANAEAEDTLERLARAGSPESTLRRIDAIAACREALDRNVAPLLAVEAMTLALRAG; translated from the coding sequence ATGCCGGTGTGGGACGACGTGGTGGGTCAGGAGAAGGTGAGCGCGCAGCTGGAGGCCGCCGCGCGGGATGCCGACGCCCTGGTCACCGCCGTCGCCACGGGCGAGCCCCTGCCCGAGGCGTCGAAGATGACGCACGCCTGGCTCTTCACCGGGCCGCCCGGCTCCGGCCGGTCCACGGCGGCCCGTGCCTTCGCCGCCGCGCTCCAGTGCGTGAGCCCCGACCGCGCCCTCGGCGGAGTCCCCGGCTGCGGGTTCTGCGACGGCTGTCACACGAGCCTGACGGGCACACACGCCGACGTGGACATCGTCCGCACCGATCTCCTCTCCATCGGCGTCAAGGAGACCCGCGCGCTGGTCCGGCGAGCCCAGCTTTCGCCGGCCGTCGGACGCTGGCAGGTCATCGTCCTGGAGGACGCGGACCGCCTCACGGAGGGCGCGGGCAACGTCCTGCTCAAGGCCATCGAGGAACCCGCGCCGCGCACGGTGTGGCTGCTGTGCGCCCCGTCCATCGAGGACGTGCTGCCCACGATCCGCTCCCGCTGCCGTCTCCTCACCCTGCGCACCCCGCCGGTGGAAGCAGTGGCCGACATCCTCATCCGCCGGGACGGTATCGAGCCGCACGTCGCGCACACCGCTGCCCGGGCGACGCAGGGCCACATCGGCCGTGCCCGGCGGCTGGCCACGGACGCACGGGCCCGGGAGCGCCGGGCCGCCGTCCTCAAGCTGCCGTTGCGCGTGGAGGACGTCGGTGGCTGTCTGAAGGCGGCCCAGGAGCTGATCGACGCGGCGTCGGAGGACGCCAAGCAGCTCGCGGAGGAGGTCGACGTGAAGGAGACGGAGGAGCTCAAGGCCGCGCTCGGAGCAGCCCAGGGCGGCCGGATGCCGCGCGGTACGGCGGGCGTGATGAAGGAGCTGGAGGACCGTCAGAAGCGCCGGAGAACGCGTACGCAGCGAGACACCCTCGACCTGGCCCTGATCGACCTCACCGGCTTCTACCGCGACGTTCTCGCTCTCCAGCTCGGCTCCCGCCTGGCGATCGCCAACGCGGAGGCCGAGGACACCCTGGAGCGCCTGGCCCGCGCCGGCTCACCCGAGTCGACGCTCCGCCGCATCGACGCGATCGCCGCGTGCCGCGAAGCCTTGGACCGCAACGTGGCACCGCTGCTGGCGGTGGAGGCGATGACGCTGGCGCTGAGAGCAGGCTGA